CAGCGTTCCATCTTTTCCGATGACTCTATGGCATGGAATGATAATGGCAATTCTGTTATCACCGTTGGCCCTCGCGACAGCTCTGACTGCATGTGGATTGCCGACCATTTTCGCTTGTTCCTGGTAGGACCGGGTCGTTCCATACGGGATAGTCTGCAGGGCTGCCCATGCCTTTTTCTGAAACGGTGTTCCAAACAACAGGAGCGGAACAGAAAACTTCTTCCTGGTTCCCGCGAAGTATTCCTCGATCTCTTTATGCAGTAGATCGAAATGCTTGTTGGAGCCGGGCACCAGCTCGCTGCCCAGCAGTCTTTTCAACCTTCCCATCTCCGTCTCCAGCATTCTTCTGTCGATGAAGTCAAGGAGACAGATTCCTTTATCCGTCGCACCGGCAAGCATTGGTCCCAACGGAGTGAGGATCCTTGTCACCAGGATAAGCTCGCGACGCTGACTCTTATTCGGCGAGAAGCCCGTGGCCTTCCTGAATGATTCGGCAAACCCGCTCAGTGATTCATATCCTGCTTCAAAGGCGGCATCGACGGCCTTCTCTCCATACCGGATGCGCGCGAACGCCTTGCCAATCCTCAGTGTTCTCAAGAATGTCTGAAAGGTCATCCCATGATGCTGCCTGAACCATCGCCGGGCGCGATTGGGTTCAATTCCCCGCTGTCTCAAGTCACTGTCTCTTAATCTGATTCCGGGATTGGAATTGATCTCATCCATAAGAGGATTCAGCCAGCCGGGAGTTTCTCCCTTATATCCGAGCGGCTTGCAGAGTTTGCACGGCCTGTATCCGTGAAGAAGAGCCTCTCTCGCTGACCGGAAAAACTCAACGTTACT
This DNA window, taken from Candidatus Eisenbacteria bacterium, encodes the following:
- a CDS encoding methylated-DNA--[protein]-cysteine S-methyltransferase, with the protein product MGQSLPNTDTLYKALLNKDRSFEGIFVVAVKTTGTFCRPTCTARKPKLSNVEFFRSAREALLHGYRPCKLCKPLGYKGETPGWLNPLMDEINSNPGIRLRDSDLRQRGIEPNRARRWFRQHHGMTFQTFLRTLRIGKAFARIRYGEKAVDAAFEAGYESLSGFAESFRKATGFSPNKSQRRELILVTRILTPLGPMLAGATDKGICLLDFIDRRMLETEMGRLKRLLGSELVPGSNKHFDLLHKEIEEYFAGTRKKFSVPLLLFGTPFQKKAWAALQTIPYGTTRSYQEQAKMVGNPHAVRAVARANGDNRIAIIIPCHRVIGKDGTLTGYGGGLWRKKYLLEHESRHK